The DNA window CCCACAAGATCTTATCTCGTGTCTGAACAACGGCAGCGCACTGCGTAGCGAGGCTTTTTGCAACCGCACGCCGATGGGCATCTCGCTCCTTTAAAACTGCCCGCCAGGCGCGCTGCAGTGTTGTGACAGCTCGAGAGCGTCTCGAGGCGGCAAGCAGTCGCGAGCAAAGGAATGCGAGAGCGGCCAGAGTGGAGTCAGCGTCCAGAATACGTGATGATGCCAAAGTCGGGGAGACAAGGAATGCTATTTCATTGTTAGTGTCTATCTGTCAATTGCTCAGAACTTGAGGGCTTACCAAACTGTGAGCTGCATCCCAGGTGTTCGAGACGTGCCTCCAACGAACCGCAAGAGGCTTCTTTGCCTGCAACGAACGGCTCGTACTCATCCACAATGCTCGCATAGACCCGTCCATCGGCGAAGCTGGTTGTCATATTGTCGATTTGAAGACCCTTTAGTGCCGCCAAGATGGATGCCCATTGTTGGAGCAGTTGCGCATGCTCGCCGCCACCCATACCATCACCATAAAACCAGTGCGCGTCTTTGATCTGCGCGTACCCTAGTTCGGAgatggccttgcgcttcAGTCTTTCAATCTCCTTGCTCATATCGTCCAACTTCACCAGTCCTGCAAGGCCCCATCTGCTAACAAGGGCCCAGAGGAGCGCAATGGTCTTCTCACGGTACCCGTCCACAATGTCCTCCGCACGAATATCGCCAATAATTGCGTTGGAACCCTTCAGAGAGCTCAAGGCTCCCAAAGCAATTTGCACATTGAAAATCTTAGCTGCGCGACTGGCACATGACACCTTCAAATGCTTGGATAGCGGAAGATCTGCGTCCTCGCCAAGGAGTGAAAGAACGTCTCCAGTGCATAAAGAGACCTCGGTTTGATCTCCAGAATGGGACAAGAAAAACAGGAGTTCGACAATTCTCGTCAGGCGCACACCGTCTCTAAAATCGACCGCGATGTTGTCGATTTGGTAGTTGTACTCTTGTAGCTGGTGCTGCTTGTAGGTCAAATGGCAGTCCAGGTGCCCTAGGGGTTTGATGATATCCCCACACGATGGGAGTAGCAGACGAGCCAAAGCCTGGAGTACGTCGGCAGAAGATTTGAACGGAGATGAGGCGACAAAAAGCTGGCGAGGCACGGCACTTGCGGGAGATTGTCTAGTCTTGTCCAAAAGAGCAACAAGCATGATGCACCGAAGCATCGTGCGGCGATACGCCCTGGCAGATGCTTCTGCAGGAGTGTCTCTTTTCTCTGCAGACTGGACCATGTCGTCATTTCGCAACAAAAACGTGTCCAGAAAGCCCTCCGCTTTCCTGACTATGGCTTTCTTGCGCCCAGTTGTGTTCTCTTGGGCGTTCTCGGTGACAGACCCAAAAGAGATCCGTTCATTTGAAAATCTCCGTCCAACGACGGTTTCTGCTGCAGCTACCAATGCATGGATATCATACGTCTGGATCCAAAGATCCAAGAACTTGCGTCGGATTCCGAGATCTTTCTTGACCCGGGCGTATTGGGTAAGAATATCTCGTGGGATGCTCAGCGCCCCGCACGAAAGAGATGCTTGGATCCGCTTATAGAGACCAGTGAAGTGATCGGTGTGGTAAGTTTCAAGCAATTCCAGGCGAAGGGTATCTGCGTTCAAGGCATCCATGCTGGTGGCCGTGCACTCAAACAACGCATTGACCAGCTGGGTTATCACAACCTCCTGATGAGAGAGCCAGTCATCATCATAAAGAGATGGCTTGGAGATATTCTCGGTGAGCATTGGGTATTCGTAGttcaacttcttcagcttGGGGTTGGAGGGTAAACTCCTCATGCTAGAAGAAGACCGGCTCGCAGAGAGCCCTGGTCGGACAGCGATTCGCCCATTGACAGAAGATGCCTTTTcctttggtttctttggcATCGCGGCAGCATCTTTCTCTTGACTGACAGAAGATGTAGAAATTTTCACATTGGTCTGCCGTTCACCCAGCACCGATCGCTTTTTCTGCGGTGGGCTCGTCTTTTTGGCAGAAGATGGCTCGAACTTGGGGCTTGCAGGCGGACGTGCGGTGTTTCGACGAGCTGGTTTCCGTTCTGGTGCAATGCTAGTTCGGCTGGGCTTCAGTGGCCGGGCAGAATCAACGGGGCTTTTATCTTTTGCGCCGACAAGAGTTCCTGGGGGGATGTTTTCCTTGCCTCCATTCTTGCCGGCAATGTCGACCCGGAGTGCAGTCTCTTGGGCAGTCTTCAGGCTTGGCTGGAGTGGAGCTCTGCGTGCAGACACTGCCAGCGATTTTCTAGCCTGCCGTTCTGCAACCTGTGCCTTCAGGGTGCTGGTCTGGGTGGTTTCTTCGATTATTTGGGACGATgcgggctgctgctgctttttcATCGGGCTGAACAGGCCCATAAAAACACTGGCGACGGTCGTGTCCTCCGGCGGGATATACACAGTATCGCGGCGCACATCCCTTTTGAGATCATTGACGCGACCTTTCTTCTCGAATTCCTGGTTGTTAGGCCGCACCGGAGGCAGGTTTTCCTGCTTAGCCTTCGATCCCACTCGCTTCGTCTTGGGCTGCGTTTCTGGTTCTTGTCTTGCGACTCGAGATGGCGGGCTGGGTGCAAAGTTGACCTTCGGCCGGAACCTCTGGGCCGGTTGGGCCAGCAGAGACGACTTGCGATTTGGGGGTTGTTGTGTCAATTCATTCGGTCGTCGGCGCTTCTCCACGGGTCCCGTTGGCTTCTCGGTTTCTTCGTGAATTTGGAAAGCTGATCCGGCTCGATGGGCTCGTCGGGGGCGGGTGCCCGTCAAAATCGGCGCGCGTACTTCGGTGGTGAATTCGATTTCTCCTGTCTGTTCAAATGGCGAGTCATCGCCCAACAGGCTGTCGAAAGTGTCGCTTCCACTGTTGCGGTCACCGAATCTCGAGGACCTTGCCCTCGAGGGGCACGGGGTGGCGGCTTCGTTGAGAATGCCTGACATGATGCGGTACCATCAAGTCTGGGTGTTGCGAGCTGGTGGCGCATATGTGTCGAGGAGTATGAAATGTAGTccgaggatgatgttgttgtaGTAGTACAGAAGTACTAGGTGGATCAAGAAGAGCGGTGAAGTTGAGGGATGTTGGGTAGCAAGATGGAGCGATCCAAACACGAAAAGAGCAAGTTGGATTCCACGGGAACATCAATGACACATCCGCAACGTCCTCAGCTAACTATCGGCCGACGATACCGAAGGCGCGATCCAGACTGTTGACATTGTCCTGGTTGTCCCAGGCAACGATGATTATGTAATAGGCACATGGTGCACGTGATTATATACAACGAAGATGATCTGCTCAATGATAATAACTAATGAATCACGCAAGACTTGAAATACAATACTGCTGATGCCCGAGTGAATAATCATGTTCTCTGGGCTCCTTTGCTTCCTGTCTATTTCGTAGGAAACATGGTGGTATCTCACCCTGACTCGACACgcaaaatatatatatttccagGTTCAGTCCACGATGAAAATACCGTGCAACCAGAGTCAACAATATAATACGCAGCCGGAAAATGATTTCTTCGGAGTGAAATAGACAACAACTGACGTCG is part of the Penicillium psychrofluorescens genome assembly, chromosome: 4 genome and encodes:
- a CDS encoding uncharacterized protein (ID:PFLUO_007225-T1.cds;~source:funannotate), whose protein sequence is MSGILNEAATPCPSRARSSRFGDRNSGSDTFDSLLGDDSPFEQTGEIEFTTEVRAPILTGTRPRRAHRAGSAFQIHEETEKPTGPVEKRRRPNELTQQPPNRKSSLLAQPAQRFRPKVNFAPSPPSRVARQEPETQPKTKRVGSKAKQENLPPVRPNNQEFEKKGRVNDLKRDVRRDTVYIPPEDTTVASVFMGLFSPMKKQQQPASSQIIEETTQTSTLKAQVAERQARKSLAVSARRAPLQPSLKTAQETALRVDIAGKNGGKENIPPGTLVGAKDKSPVDSARPLKPSRTSIAPERKPARRNTARPPASPKFEPSSAKKTSPPQKKRSVLGERQTNVKISTSSVSQEKDAAAMPKKPKEKASSVNGRIAVRPGLSASRSSSSMRSLPSNPKLKKLNYEYPMLTENISKPSLYDDDWLSHQEVVITQLVNALFECTATSMDALNADTLRLELLETYHTDHFTGLYKRIQASLSCGALSIPRDILTQYARVKKDLGIRRKFLDLWIQTYDIHALVAAAETVVGRRFSNERISFGSVTENAQENTTGRKKAIVRKAEGFLDTFLLRNDDMVQSAEKRDTPAEASARAYRRTMLRCIMLVALLDKTRQSPASAVPRQLFVASSPFKSSADVLQALARLLLPSCGDIIKPLGHLDCHLTYKQHQLQEYNYQIDNIAVDFRDGVRLTRIVELLFFLSHSGDQTEVSLCTGDVLSLLGEDADLPLSKHLKVSCASRAAKIFNVQIALGALSSLKGSNAIIGDIRAEDIVDGYREKTIALLWALVSRWGLAGLVKLDDMSKEIERLKRKAISELGYAQIKDAHWFYGDGMGGGEHAQLLQQWASILAALKGLQIDNMTTSFADGRVYASIVDEYEPFVAGKEASCGSLEARLEHLGCSSQFAFLVSPTLASSRILDADSTLAALAFLCSRLLAASRRSRAVTTLQRAWRAVLKERDAHRRAVAKSLATQCAAVVQTRDKILWAKEVIVEWWRKTKARKQQQRARYAQPARRFNR